The Monodelphis domestica isolate mMonDom1 chromosome 7, mMonDom1.pri, whole genome shotgun sequence genome window below encodes:
- the LOC100025146 gene encoding serine protease 42-like, whose translation MVPSTKENLGEGTMGAATPVVISGTLGDLPCGLSCPRGAKLSLLLLRVRGLPLTPPLGPLLCLLLLLLLLLPCSEPVISCGHYHPFRKIIGGEIATAQKWPWQVSLQVDRVHMCGGSLINKEWVITAAHCVIWNYDYTVKLGDISYFATNLSTVVSVKDILIYPRYTELIFYRNDLALVQLATPLTYNQMIQPVCLPNDNLNLKNGTRCWVTGWGKTSTDENNSRPSVLHEADQFIIENDLCNKLLRKHYFFSKFIFVINKKMICAYHPEGKDACQGDSGGPLVCQFGKHTWVQVGIVSWGIGCGKEAVPGVYTRVSGFSKWIIKSMNLRNSSILASSCLLLFSMLLPWSILIHL comes from the exons ATGGTCCCTAGCACTAAGGAGAACCTTGGAGAAGGGACAATGGGGGCAGCCACACCGGTTGTGATTTCTGGAACTTTGGGGGATCTTCCTTGTGGTCTCTCCTGCCCTAGGGGGGCAAAGCTATCCTTGCTGCTGCTGAGGGTTAGGGGTCTGCCTCTTACACCTCCCCTAGGACCTCTGCTCtgtctcctgctgctgctgctactactgttGCCATGCAGTGAGCCTG TCATATCTTGTGGCCATTACCACCCATTTCGGAAAATCATTGGTGGAGAGATTGCCACAGCACAGAAGTGGCCCTGGCAGGTGAGCCTTCAAGTAGACAGAGTACACATGTGTGGAGGATCCCTCATAAATAAGGAGTGGGTAATCACAGCAGCTCACTGTGTCATTTG GAATTATGATTACACTGTGAAGCTTGGAGATATTTCCTATTTTGCCACTAACTTGAGTACCGTCGTCTCTGTCAAGGACATCCTCATCTATCCCCGTTATACAGAATTAATTTTCTACAGGAATGACCTTGCCCTTGTACAACTAGCAACACCCTTGACCTACAACCAGATGATTCAACCTGTCTGCCTCCCTAATGACAATTTAAACTTGAAGAATGGGACTCGATGCTGGGTGACAGGATGGGGCAAGACTAGTACAGATGAGA ATAATTCAAGACCATCTGTGCTCCATGAAGCTGATCAATTCATCATTGAAAATGATCTCTGCAACAAACTACTAAGAAAGCACTACTTCTTCTCAAAATTTATATTTGTTATCAACAAGAAGATGATCTGTGCCTATCATCCAGAAGGAAAAGATGCCTGCCAG gggGATTCTGGGGGGCCCCTTGTCTGTCAATTCGGAAAGCACACCTGGGTCCAGGTTGGGATAGTAAGCTGGGGAATTGGCTGTGGAAAAGAAGCTGTTCCAGGTGTATATACCCGAGTCAGTGGATTCTCCAAATGGATCATCAAATCTATGAACCTGAGAAACTCCTCCATTTTGGCTTCTTCTTGTCTCCTACTCTTCTCCATGCTGCTGCCCTGGTCCATCCTGATACATCTGTGA